Proteins encoded by one window of Synergistes jonesii:
- a CDS encoding phospho-N-acetylmuramoyl-pentapeptide-transferase: protein MLLPFTFVLAFCCAVELILQKKWIAVMKRMKIEQVTKLYGPAWHEKTKMGTPTMGGVVFIPALILSLPLIMLFAGDHSAADAMRILLYPLLAAGVGFTDDWLKYSRHSSDGLTSLSKLLLQTAVTLPWALWASRPPYELLPWLCLPFPLYVAVVTFIGVGLQNAVNVTDGLDGLAAGCSLISFFAALALLPQSPMTLLSAASACGICLGFLWHNANPASVFMGDVGAHFLAGFMLSLCINSGALIMVVPLCFIFGVEIFSVAIQIFAIHKLHRKLFLMSPIHHHFEMLGWKETQITARFYIAHIVGICLLSALLHCFVFLLRI from the coding sequence ATGCTGCTTCCCTTCACTTTCGTTTTGGCCTTCTGCTGCGCCGTCGAGCTGATCCTACAGAAAAAATGGATCGCCGTGATGAAGCGCATGAAGATAGAGCAGGTCACGAAGCTCTACGGGCCGGCGTGGCACGAGAAGACGAAGATGGGCACGCCGACGATGGGCGGAGTCGTATTCATACCGGCTCTGATCCTTTCTCTCCCGCTGATAATGCTCTTCGCCGGAGATCATTCAGCCGCGGATGCGATGCGTATCCTGCTTTATCCGCTGCTTGCCGCCGGCGTCGGCTTCACAGACGACTGGCTCAAATACAGCCGCCATTCAAGCGACGGCCTGACTAGCCTGAGCAAGCTGCTGCTGCAGACCGCGGTGACTTTGCCGTGGGCGCTTTGGGCCTCGCGCCCGCCTTATGAGCTGCTTCCGTGGCTGTGCCTGCCCTTCCCCCTCTATGTCGCCGTAGTTACGTTCATCGGTGTCGGCCTGCAGAACGCGGTCAACGTGACTGACGGGCTCGACGGGCTTGCGGCCGGCTGCTCTCTGATATCCTTCTTTGCGGCTCTCGCGCTGCTGCCTCAGTCGCCGATGACGCTGCTGAGCGCCGCCTCCGCGTGCGGTATATGCCTCGGCTTCCTGTGGCACAACGCGAACCCCGCGTCGGTCTTCATGGGCGACGTCGGCGCGCATTTTCTCGCCGGCTTTATGCTTTCGCTCTGCATAAATTCCGGCGCGCTGATCATGGTCGTGCCGCTCTGCTTCATCTTCGGCGTGGAAATTTTCTCCGTCGCGATTCAGATATTCGCGATTCACAAGCTTCACCGCAAGCTCTTCCTTATGAGCCCTATACACCATCATTTCGAGATGCTCGGCTGGAAGGAGACGCAGATCACGGCCCGCTTTTACATCGCGCATATAGTAGGGATATGCCTTTTATCGGCGTTGCTCCATTGTTTCGTCTTTTTATTGCGGATATAG
- a CDS encoding UDP-N-acetylmuramoyl-tripeptide--D-alanyl-D-alanine ligase — translation MTLFSAAEGAKICGGLLIGPDVEISRRWVCDSREASEGCAFVAMKGSSSDGHLYIREAVERGAELVLAEAGEVERQALAQKYGGVSFIAARETQRALCELAKEYLRRVSPKTAAITGSVGKTTTRELTAAALREKYRVHSAIRSFNTLTGCSLTILAMPEETDVLVLELGTNHFGEISEMVANFPPELAVITEVAPCHLEGFGSVEGVLRAKTEICESERLDAAIYNCDNGLLKNYFAHAGMNIAKTSVGRSPEAAVRIGRVAVALGEDGARTEAEISAGGEKITLSSALFGFQHSYNMAYAFAAAVRLGLSPHEAARGIAKTSPLSGRGVCRRTAPRGWLVDEAYNANPASMHAAILNARAAAGNLGLRKCAILAGMKELGRDGAEWHKKIIEELADFDEVSLLGEEWRECGELPEGMRLFASLDELFGAIDVDASDGRIILVKGSNSYGLKRVAEAFPEYRASDGKV, via the coding sequence ATGACCCTCTTTTCCGCCGCCGAGGGGGCGAAGATATGCGGCGGCCTCCTGATAGGGCCCGACGTTGAAATTTCACGGCGCTGGGTATGCGACAGCCGCGAAGCCTCCGAAGGCTGCGCGTTCGTCGCGATGAAGGGCTCGTCGAGCGACGGGCATCTCTACATAAGAGAGGCCGTCGAGAGAGGAGCGGAGCTCGTGCTCGCCGAAGCGGGCGAAGTCGAAAGACAAGCCCTCGCGCAGAAGTACGGCGGAGTCTCCTTCATCGCCGCGAGAGAGACTCAGAGGGCGCTCTGCGAACTTGCGAAGGAATATCTGCGCCGCGTCTCGCCGAAGACGGCGGCGATAACGGGGAGCGTCGGCAAGACTACGACGCGCGAGCTGACGGCGGCGGCTCTCAGAGAAAAATACCGCGTCCACAGCGCGATAAGGAGCTTCAACACGCTGACGGGCTGCAGCCTGACGATACTCGCGATGCCCGAAGAGACGGATGTGCTCGTCCTTGAGCTCGGTACGAATCATTTCGGCGAAATATCCGAAATGGTCGCGAACTTCCCGCCGGAGCTCGCGGTGATAACCGAGGTCGCCCCGTGCCATTTAGAAGGTTTCGGCAGCGTAGAGGGCGTCCTTCGCGCGAAGACGGAGATATGCGAGAGCGAAAGGCTCGATGCCGCGATCTACAACTGTGACAACGGGCTGCTGAAAAATTATTTCGCGCACGCCGGAATGAATATAGCGAAAACGTCGGTGGGCAGGTCTCCGGAGGCCGCTGTGAGGATAGGAAGGGTCGCGGTGGCGCTCGGCGAGGACGGGGCGCGTACTGAGGCGGAGATAAGCGCGGGGGGAGAAAAAATCACTCTGTCGAGCGCGCTCTTCGGCTTCCAGCATTCTTACAATATGGCCTACGCCTTCGCCGCTGCGGTACGCCTCGGGCTTTCGCCGCACGAAGCCGCCCGCGGTATCGCCAAGACTTCGCCGCTCTCGGGGCGCGGCGTCTGCCGCAGGACGGCGCCGCGCGGCTGGCTCGTCGACGAGGCCTATAACGCCAATCCCGCGTCGATGCACGCCGCTATCCTCAACGCGAGAGCGGCCGCGGGGAATCTCGGCCTGCGCAAATGCGCGATACTCGCCGGTATGAAGGAGCTCGGCAGGGACGGCGCTGAGTGGCACAAAAAAATAATCGAAGAGCTCGCGGACTTCGACGAAGTCTCCCTTCTCGGGGAAGAATGGCGCGAGTGCGGAGAACTGCCTGAAGGAATGCGGCTCTTCGCGTCGCTCGACGAGCTCTTTGGCGCGATAGACGTGGACGCGTCGGATGGCAGGATAATCCTTGTAAAGGGTTCGAACTCATACGGATTGAAGCGCGTCGCGGAGGCTTTTCCGGAATACCGCGCTTCAGATGGCAAGGTGTAG
- the murD gene encoding UDP-N-acetylmuramoyl-L-alanine--D-glutamate ligase → MSMEENKELSGRRISVIGAGVSGRALAELAAELGAEVFVSDKNEIAPEIVESFGEKNIKWEEGGNSERALEADEIIVSSGLSPDVPILAEAREKGIKITGELDFVSPYLNGIVIGVTGSNGKTTTTSMIGYYLEGMGYSVMAGGNIGNAVAKAANKFYDFIVLELSSFQLYWAKDFICDIGVVTNLAPDHIDWHGSYENYVAAKAKLLKCVAPGGAAIYQKRDEEALDIREDIKKFPLFWGEESPHVRGIYLDEGVKAAWINGGDCRMKNKLFFFENVKLLGKHNLENAAMALGAIALFNLGEVPEELIGSYVPPKHRCAFAGSVKGITFVDDSKGTNVAAAIAAMTSLSGPKVVILGGQGKGEDYAPLALAVKNYARAAVILGSEKKKIAAALDAAGAAGYKLAADMPEAVNAAYSLAEAGDTVLLSPACTSWDMYKSYNDRGEHFCAIAKEIIERENK, encoded by the coding sequence ATGAGCATGGAGGAAAATAAAGAACTGAGCGGCAGAAGAATAAGCGTGATAGGGGCCGGCGTGAGCGGCCGCGCGCTCGCCGAGCTCGCGGCCGAGCTCGGCGCCGAGGTCTTCGTGTCGGATAAAAATGAGATAGCTCCCGAGATCGTCGAAAGTTTCGGCGAAAAGAATATCAAGTGGGAGGAGGGCGGAAACAGCGAACGGGCGCTCGAGGCCGACGAGATCATAGTCAGCTCGGGCCTTTCGCCGGACGTCCCGATTCTCGCCGAGGCGCGCGAAAAGGGGATAAAGATAACGGGAGAACTCGACTTCGTTTCTCCGTACCTCAACGGCATAGTGATAGGCGTCACGGGAAGCAACGGAAAGACGACCACTACGTCGATGATCGGCTATTACCTTGAGGGGATGGGATATTCCGTGATGGCCGGAGGCAATATCGGCAACGCGGTAGCGAAGGCCGCTAATAAGTTTTATGATTTCATCGTGCTCGAATTGTCGAGCTTCCAGCTTTACTGGGCGAAGGATTTCATCTGCGACATCGGCGTCGTCACGAACCTCGCGCCGGACCATATCGACTGGCACGGCTCCTACGAAAATTACGTCGCCGCAAAGGCGAAGCTGCTGAAATGCGTGGCGCCGGGGGGGGCCGCGATATATCAAAAGCGCGACGAAGAGGCTTTGGATATAAGGGAAGATATAAAAAAATTTCCGCTCTTCTGGGGCGAAGAGAGCCCGCACGTCCGCGGCATTTACCTCGACGAGGGTGTGAAGGCCGCGTGGATCAACGGCGGCGACTGCCGCATGAAGAACAAGCTGTTCTTCTTTGAGAACGTGAAGCTCCTCGGAAAGCATAACCTTGAGAACGCGGCGATGGCGCTGGGGGCCATCGCGCTCTTCAACCTCGGGGAGGTGCCTGAGGAACTGATCGGCTCTTACGTGCCGCCGAAGCACCGCTGCGCCTTCGCCGGCAGCGTAAAGGGGATAACCTTCGTCGACGACTCGAAAGGCACGAACGTCGCCGCGGCGATCGCCGCGATGACGTCGCTCTCGGGGCCGAAGGTCGTGATACTCGGCGGACAGGGCAAGGGAGAGGATTACGCGCCGCTCGCCCTCGCCGTCAAGAATTACGCGCGCGCCGCCGTGATACTCGGCTCTGAGAAGAAAAAGATCGCCGCCGCGCTCGACGCGGCCGGCGCTGCGGGCTACAAGCTCGCGGCGGATATGCCGGAGGCGGTGAACGCGGCCTACTCGCTCGCCGAGGCCGGGGACACGGTGCTCCTTTCGCCGGCCTGCACGAGCTGGGACATGTACAAGAGCTATAACGACAGAGGCGAACATTTCTGCGCTATAGCGAAGGAAATAATCGAGAGAGAAAACAAATGA
- the murB gene encoding UDP-N-acetylmuramate dehydrogenase, whose translation MGGAFIENCGLSGLNTWGCGGSCLWLARPESVSEAVLPIKKARDEGVGLYILGGGSNVLVQDGFIRAGIILTRSMDALKVTETKGGVRIEAAAGVPVKKLLALSLEEGVTGLEFLAGIPGTFGGALFGNAGAAGASFAPLVEWADTLSHDGEPRRWASGELVWAYRACPWREAPLLITKASIALRRCAREKIIGNIRRFSSLKRGQPIGARTAGCVFKNPDGASAGRLLDGCGCKKLSVGGARVSPSHANFVENTGGARAEDIYALTEMCRKRVYEEYGVTLEYEIKFFGAF comes from the coding sequence ATGGGCGGCGCCTTCATCGAAAACTGCGGGTTGAGCGGGCTGAACACGTGGGGCTGTGGAGGCAGCTGCCTGTGGCTTGCGCGGCCGGAAAGCGTTTCAGAGGCGGTGCTGCCGATAAAGAAAGCGCGGGACGAAGGAGTCGGGCTTTACATACTCGGAGGGGGCTCGAACGTCCTCGTGCAGGACGGCTTTATCCGCGCGGGAATTATTTTGACGCGTTCGATGGACGCGCTTAAAGTGACGGAAACTAAAGGCGGCGTGCGGATAGAGGCGGCTGCGGGAGTGCCTGTGAAAAAACTTCTCGCGCTGTCGCTGGAAGAGGGGGTGACCGGCCTTGAATTCCTCGCCGGAATCCCCGGCACGTTCGGCGGCGCGCTCTTCGGCAACGCGGGAGCGGCCGGAGCTTCTTTCGCGCCCCTTGTCGAATGGGCGGACACATTGTCGCACGACGGCGAGCCGAGGCGCTGGGCGTCCGGTGAGCTTGTGTGGGCGTACCGCGCGTGCCCGTGGCGCGAAGCGCCTCTTTTGATAACGAAGGCCTCCATCGCGCTGCGCCGCTGCGCGAGAGAAAAAATAATCGGAAACATAAGGCGCTTCTCGTCGCTGAAGAGAGGGCAGCCGATAGGCGCGCGCACGGCAGGCTGCGTCTTTAAAAATCCGGACGGAGCTTCCGCCGGGCGGCTGCTCGACGGCTGCGGCTGCAAAAAATTGTCGGTCGGCGGCGCTCGGGTCTCCCCGAGCCACGCGAATTTCGTCGAAAACACCGGCGGCGCGCGCGCCGAAGATATTTACGCTTTGACCGAAATGTGCAGAAAAAGGGTCTATGAGGAGTACGGAGTAACGCTGGAATATGAAATTAAATTCTTTGGAGCGTTTTAG
- the murC gene encoding UDP-N-acetylmuramate--L-alanine ligase has protein sequence MENRDSALKNKSIHLMGIGGAGMSGLALLLHGIGASVSGCDAVETSYMKRLRERGIAMRIGHEAKHIDEFTPDILVYSSALPNDHPEILKAWQQGIEVSRRAEILSRIFNVRRGVGIAGTHGKTTTSSMASLICENAGLDPTIAVGGDLPQIGTNAKLGAGDCMVAELDESDRSFVYFHPEIAVITNIDWDHRDHYMTFKAVTDAFSEFLSHVKENGKIILCMEDNGVRRLCEEYSVSRPIVKYGWGRGWDWGAAEVEHREGGGVSYTLFHEGKELGRVGLTVSGEHNVLNSLAACAACSEIGVPLENMIDSLKFFSGAKRRLQKTGKVGDILIYDDYGHHPNEILATLSTVRKIYPGRRLVAVFQPHRFSRTAALYREFADALSLADRAFILPIYGSDEKPIDGVSSKLIFDAASDDMRSHYELSGNFDDLLTSVCQAARSGDIVLTLGAGSVGTLGKKIAEKLAELQA, from the coding sequence TTGGAAAACAGGGATTCTGCTCTTAAGAACAAAAGCATTCACCTGATGGGCATCGGTGGTGCAGGAATGAGCGGGCTCGCGCTGCTGCTCCACGGCATAGGGGCGAGCGTCTCGGGCTGCGACGCCGTAGAGACGTCCTATATGAAGCGCCTGCGCGAGCGCGGCATAGCGATGCGCATCGGACACGAGGCGAAACATATCGACGAGTTCACGCCGGACATCCTTGTTTATTCAAGCGCGCTGCCCAACGATCATCCGGAGATACTGAAGGCGTGGCAGCAGGGCATCGAAGTTTCGCGCCGCGCGGAGATTTTAAGCCGCATATTCAACGTGCGCCGCGGCGTAGGAATCGCCGGGACGCATGGCAAGACGACGACCTCTTCGATGGCCTCCCTTATCTGCGAGAACGCCGGACTCGACCCGACGATAGCGGTCGGCGGCGACCTGCCCCAGATCGGAACGAACGCCAAGCTCGGCGCCGGCGACTGCATGGTGGCGGAGCTCGACGAGAGCGACCGCTCCTTCGTCTATTTCCATCCTGAGATAGCCGTCATAACGAACATCGACTGGGATCACAGAGACCATTACATGACCTTCAAGGCCGTTACCGACGCCTTCTCAGAATTCCTCTCGCACGTCAAAGAAAACGGGAAAATAATACTCTGTATGGAAGACAACGGCGTGCGCAGGCTCTGCGAAGAATACAGCGTATCGCGCCCGATCGTGAAGTACGGTTGGGGACGCGGCTGGGACTGGGGCGCGGCCGAGGTCGAGCATCGCGAGGGAGGCGGCGTCTCATACACTCTCTTCCACGAGGGAAAGGAGCTCGGCAGGGTCGGGCTGACGGTCTCGGGCGAGCACAACGTCCTGAATTCACTCGCCGCCTGCGCGGCGTGCAGCGAGATCGGAGTGCCTCTGGAGAATATGATAGACAGCCTCAAATTTTTCAGCGGAGCCAAGCGCCGCCTGCAGAAGACGGGCAAAGTCGGAGACATTCTGATTTACGACGACTACGGGCATCATCCGAATGAAATTTTGGCGACGCTCTCCACCGTACGCAAAATCTATCCGGGGCGCAGGCTCGTCGCCGTCTTCCAGCCGCACCGCTTCAGCAGGACCGCGGCCCTTTACAGGGAATTCGCCGACGCGCTTTCGCTCGCCGACAGAGCCTTCATACTGCCGATATACGGCTCCGACGAGAAGCCGATAGACGGCGTGTCGTCGAAGCTCATCTTCGACGCGGCGTCCGACGACATGCGCTCGCACTACGAGCTCTCCGGCAACTTCGACGACCTGCTCACGTCGGTCTGCCAGGCCGCGCGCTCCGGCGACATCGTGCTGACCCTCGGCGCGGGCTCGGTCGGCACGCTCGGCAAAAAAATAGCCGAAAAGCTCGCCGAGCTGCAGGCTTAG
- a CDS encoding FtsW/RodA/SpoVE family cell cycle protein, with protein MTEQSEAESKERGYKANPFIWVIPLILSGIGILMITSTTSPTSFIYTGTPFQMGIKQLRWLGIALCGMFFVYSVPIRIWYKYSSLLLILMWFVSWLPLFPGVGEAIGGARRWIRLPGLAVSLQPGELLCLAVALHVAKLLSRKAERDPLKSFTMTMILTLLAVLPLIAQPDLGTTILIFTVAMGMYVEKVGWRYPLFAGGSIAAAALPMLIVFEPYRMRRLLAWLDPWRDPLNKGFQAIQGLIAFANGGLWGSGLGHGFQKLNYLPAAYTDFIYAAVGEELGFAGTLCILALFAFWLMQTRDSYFRSEDSFKATLIWGISLTILLPLVINVAGVTKMIPLTGMPLPFVSYGGTSLVTMWARVGLLLRLEKDSWFGGEEFDGA; from the coding sequence ATGACAGAGCAAAGCGAAGCCGAATCAAAAGAAAGAGGCTATAAGGCGAATCCGTTCATCTGGGTCATCCCGCTTATCCTGAGCGGGATAGGCATCCTTATGATCACTTCAACGACGAGCCCCACCTCCTTCATTTATACCGGCACGCCGTTCCAGATGGGAATAAAGCAGCTGCGCTGGCTTGGGATAGCGCTCTGCGGCATGTTCTTCGTCTATTCGGTGCCGATAAGGATTTGGTACAAATATTCGTCGCTGCTGCTCATACTGATGTGGTTCGTCTCGTGGCTCCCGCTCTTCCCCGGAGTAGGAGAGGCTATAGGCGGTGCGAGGCGCTGGATACGCCTGCCGGGGCTCGCCGTGTCGCTGCAGCCGGGGGAGCTGCTCTGCCTCGCGGTCGCGCTGCACGTGGCGAAGCTACTGTCGCGCAAAGCCGAGCGGGATCCGCTGAAGAGCTTCACGATGACGATGATCCTCACGTTGCTCGCCGTGCTGCCGCTTATCGCCCAGCCGGATCTCGGTACGACGATTCTGATATTTACCGTCGCGATGGGCATGTACGTCGAAAAGGTGGGGTGGCGCTATCCGCTCTTCGCCGGGGGCTCCATAGCCGCCGCGGCGCTGCCGATGCTGATCGTCTTTGAGCCTTACAGGATGAGGCGCCTCCTTGCGTGGCTGGATCCGTGGCGCGACCCCCTAAACAAGGGCTTTCAGGCGATACAGGGACTAATTGCCTTCGCAAACGGCGGCCTATGGGGCAGCGGGCTCGGACACGGCTTTCAGAAGCTGAACTATCTGCCCGCGGCCTATACGGACTTCATCTACGCGGCCGTCGGCGAGGAGCTCGGCTTCGCGGGCACGCTGTGCATACTGGCTCTTTTCGCCTTCTGGCTCATGCAGACGCGCGATAGCTACTTCCGTAGCGAAGATTCCTTCAAGGCGACGCTCATCTGGGGGATATCGCTCACGATTCTCCTGCCGCTCGTGATAAACGTCGCCGGCGTGACGAAGATGATACCGCTGACGGGTATGCCCCTTCCCTTCGTGAGCTACGGCGGCACGTCGCTCGTAACGATGTGGGCGAGGGTCGGTCTTCTGCTGCGGCTTGAGAAGGACAGCTGGTTCGGGGGAGAGGAATTCGATGGCGCGTGA
- a CDS encoding UDP-N-acetylglucosamine--N-acetylmuramyl-(pentapeptide) pyrophosphoryl-undecaprenol N-acetylglucosamine transferase: MARDKTRLLLAAGGTGGHIWPAIAFGAWIKRHHPECELSYVCGARPMELEMYSSAGISPLVLPVDGSPLSGRLAVKCGRAKQIFSAYRSAREEISRFRPDAALLFGGYLSFPLIAACKRSRVRCAMHEQNARAGKVTRLAAKLGMEIYSGWRDCLPLSQKKYLYTGVPVRNFTRLSQRDAWQILGFPEEFPGGTIATVLTGSLGSGSIRDRITELASKKNFSGWTFVVPAVAEEARRARENVWLLPKMWDPSALFAAADVLIVRAGGSTLTEAAVSGIPSLVIPWKGAADNHQYQNALSFVSESEGLIWSAEDGDDELESSLLRLGEICAAKKRGDGARGRTICENLWSALWSR; the protein is encoded by the coding sequence ATGGCGCGTGACAAGACGCGGCTGCTGCTCGCGGCCGGCGGAACGGGAGGGCACATCTGGCCCGCGATAGCGTTCGGTGCGTGGATAAAGAGGCATCACCCGGAGTGCGAGCTGTCGTACGTCTGCGGCGCGCGGCCGATGGAGCTCGAGATGTACAGTTCAGCGGGAATCTCTCCGCTTGTTCTGCCCGTCGACGGCTCTCCTCTGTCAGGGCGCCTGGCGGTCAAGTGCGGGCGCGCGAAGCAGATTTTCAGCGCCTATAGGTCGGCACGCGAGGAAATATCGCGCTTCCGTCCCGACGCCGCGCTGCTGTTCGGCGGCTATCTCTCCTTCCCGCTGATAGCCGCGTGCAAAAGATCGCGCGTGCGCTGCGCGATGCACGAGCAGAACGCGCGCGCCGGCAAGGTGACGCGCCTCGCGGCGAAGCTTGGAATGGAAATATACAGCGGCTGGCGCGACTGCCTGCCGCTTTCGCAGAAAAAATATCTTTATACCGGCGTGCCGGTGAGGAATTTCACGCGGCTCTCGCAGAGGGACGCGTGGCAGATACTAGGCTTCCCGGAGGAATTTCCCGGCGGTACGATAGCGACGGTCCTCACGGGCTCGCTGGGAAGCGGCTCTATCAGGGACAGAATCACGGAGCTCGCTTCGAAAAAAAATTTCAGCGGCTGGACCTTCGTCGTGCCCGCCGTTGCGGAAGAAGCGCGGCGTGCGCGAGAGAACGTCTGGCTGCTGCCGAAGATGTGGGATCCCTCGGCGCTCTTCGCCGCGGCGGACGTCCTTATAGTCCGCGCCGGAGGCTCGACTCTCACCGAGGCCGCCGTATCCGGCATACCGTCGCTCGTGATTCCCTGGAAGGGGGCCGCGGATAATCATCAGTACCAGAACGCGCTGTCGTTCGTCAGCGAAAGCGAAGGGCTGATCTGGAGCGCGGAGGACGGGGACGATGAGCTTGAATCGTCGCTGCTGCGTCTCGGTGAGATATGTGCGGCGAAGAAGCGCGGAGACGGCGCGCGCGGCAGAACTATATGCGAAAATCTATGGAGCGCTCTTTGGAGCCGCTGA
- a CDS encoding UDP-N-acetylmuramoyl-L-alanyl-D-glutamate--2,6-diaminopimelate ligase: protein MRLDKLIKALDEGGVDYRFHLPPGISAAEIEVSDMVCDDGKVCRGAIFAATKGDRRDAHDFISQAVAAGSPVVLCEREVEERVPQIISPNVRAAMGRVASFLYGEPAKKMTMIALTGTNGKTTSTFMTQAILNAAGIKSGLMGTVQNDDGKSVDEAEHTTPEGCDIQRLLSRMAANGCKACAMEASSHSIEQGRINGLGFDRAGFTNLTWEHLDYHGDMEHYFLAKKKLFDKYMRNDWKACVNIDDEYGRRLFHALGERAISYSVRDERADFFASVKGVTEKGLAIEVKTPESRGGDEARLPLFGDHNVSNALQALSIAWSLGVSYRDSLAVLETIPNVSGRLDLYRLDNGASCVIDFAHTPDGIEKALSALRPICAGKLVIVFGSGGENDKSKRPAMGEAAARGADFVILTTDDPRGEDPASIMAEIEPGVKRHGTPYAMIVDRRAAVYEGLDRAGSGDVIVIAGRGPETRQLLKEGAVPLVDREIMTDWCALRGRKVL from the coding sequence ATGAGACTCGACAAATTGATAAAAGCTCTCGATGAGGGCGGAGTAGACTATAGATTTCATTTACCGCCTGGGATTTCCGCGGCGGAGATCGAAGTCTCCGACATGGTATGCGACGACGGAAAGGTCTGCCGCGGCGCTATATTCGCTGCTACGAAGGGCGACCGCCGCGACGCGCATGATTTTATATCGCAGGCCGTCGCGGCGGGTTCGCCCGTCGTGCTCTGCGAGCGCGAGGTGGAGGAGAGAGTTCCGCAGATAATCTCTCCGAACGTCCGAGCGGCGATGGGGCGCGTCGCCTCCTTCCTCTACGGCGAGCCCGCGAAAAAAATGACGATGATAGCGCTGACCGGCACGAACGGCAAGACCACCTCCACCTTCATGACTCAGGCGATATTGAACGCCGCCGGAATAAAGAGCGGCCTCATGGGCACGGTGCAGAACGACGACGGGAAAAGCGTCGACGAAGCCGAGCATACTACGCCGGAGGGCTGCGACATACAGAGGCTGCTTTCGAGGATGGCGGCCAACGGCTGCAAAGCCTGCGCGATGGAGGCGTCGTCGCATTCGATAGAGCAGGGAAGGATAAACGGCCTCGGCTTCGACCGCGCCGGCTTTACCAATCTGACCTGGGAGCATCTCGACTACCACGGAGACATGGAGCATTACTTCCTCGCAAAGAAAAAACTCTTCGACAAGTATATGAGGAACGACTGGAAGGCCTGTGTAAACATCGACGACGAATATGGGCGCCGCCTCTTCCACGCCCTCGGCGAAAGGGCGATAAGTTACAGCGTCAGGGATGAGAGGGCGGATTTCTTCGCGTCGGTCAAAGGGGTGACGGAGAAGGGGCTCGCCATCGAAGTGAAAACGCCGGAGTCGCGCGGCGGAGATGAGGCCAGACTTCCGCTCTTCGGCGATCACAACGTCTCGAACGCTCTTCAGGCGCTCTCTATAGCCTGGTCGCTCGGAGTGAGCTACAGAGATTCTCTCGCAGTACTTGAGACGATCCCGAACGTTTCGGGGCGTCTCGACCTTTACCGCCTCGACAACGGCGCCTCCTGCGTAATAGATTTCGCGCACACGCCCGACGGCATCGAAAAGGCGCTCAGCGCGCTCCGCCCTATATGTGCCGGTAAGCTTGTCATTGTATTCGGCTCCGGCGGCGAGAACGATAAATCGAAGCGTCCCGCGATGGGCGAAGCGGCGGCGCGAGGCGCGGATTTTGTGATTCTTACGACGGATGACCCGAGGGGCGAAGACCCCGCGTCTATAATGGCCGAGATCGAACCCGGTGTCAAGAGGCACGGCACGCCCTACGCGATGATAGTCGACCGCCGCGCGGCGGTGTACGAAGGGCTCGACCGCGCCGGCAGCGGCGATGTTATCGTAATAGCCGGGCGAGGCCCCGAGACCCGTCAGCTGCTGAAAGAGGGGGCTGTCCCTCTCGTGGACAGGGAGATAATGACGGATTGGTGCGCGCTGCGCGGAAGGAAAGTCCTATGA